The following proteins are encoded in a genomic region of Dialister hominis:
- a CDS encoding HNH endonuclease: MSIGSCSYVSKTISEFRNGFSFWKWNSEMAKDFSKGIYNSRRWRAVARAYAESQHYICERCHNRSFAGTGKPAHFIVHHKRHLNPENVTDDSTVYGWDNLELLCIYCHNAVHSQGLDRECRFDDDGNPIGIVNHNNG; this comes from the coding sequence ATGTCGATAGGCTCGTGCTCTTACGTATCAAAAACCATTTCGGAATTCCGGAATGGTTTTTCTTTTTGGAAATGGAATTCGGAAATGGCAAAGGATTTCTCAAAAGGTATTTACAATTCGAGGCGTTGGCGTGCGGTTGCCAGAGCGTATGCAGAGTCACAGCACTATATTTGCGAGCGCTGTCACAACCGGTCCTTTGCTGGAACAGGAAAGCCGGCGCATTTCATCGTCCATCACAAACGACATCTCAACCCGGAGAACGTGACGGACGATAGCACAGTTTACGGGTGGGATAATCTGGAGCTGCTGTGCATCTACTGCCACAACGCTGTGCACAGCCAGGGGCTGGACCGTGAGTGCCGCTTTGATGATGATGGGAATCCGATTGGAATCGTAAATCATAACAACGGATGA
- a CDS encoding DUF1492 domain-containing protein, which yields MRGDIEKLKGFLNSIRKQQADYFSLQEELRRLEFEAHNLRGVQMGEKVQSGHCANLEEIVEKLEAYHAKVNKAYLELIEKRDKGEELISKEEDGVRRAVLRRRYIQCERWGDIAEKMNFAESNIYKIHGEALVDLEPFFRESDFN from the coding sequence GTGAGGGGAGACATAGAGAAGCTGAAAGGATTTTTGAACTCTATACGAAAACAGCAGGCCGATTACTTTTCCCTGCAGGAAGAGCTCCGGCGGCTGGAGTTTGAGGCACATAACCTTCGAGGCGTCCAGATGGGAGAAAAGGTACAGAGCGGCCATTGCGCCAATCTGGAGGAAATCGTGGAAAAACTGGAGGCCTATCATGCCAAGGTGAACAAGGCTTATTTGGAGCTTATCGAGAAAAGGGACAAGGGAGAAGAGCTCATAAGCAAGGAAGAAGACGGAGTCCGGCGGGCAGTTCTCAGAAGAAGGTATATCCAGTGCGAACGCTGGGGAGACATTGCAGAGAAAATGAATTTCGCAGAGTCGAACATCTACAAAATCCATGGGGAAGCACTGGTGGATTTGGAGCCATTCTTCAGAGAATCCGATTTCAACTAA